In Listeria cossartiae subsp. cossartiae, the following proteins share a genomic window:
- a CDS encoding DUF1634 domain-containing protein — translation MAEKKEEMYRVELIVSALLRIGVVLSAIIIVFGLVMLFITGESGYPGETYPTSLTAIFSGLGTLKPYAIMMFGLFCLILTPVLRVVVSLFTFLKEKDYLYVGITGIVLIILVISFLIGIKA, via the coding sequence ATGGCAGAGAAAAAAGAAGAAATGTATCGCGTCGAGCTAATTGTCAGCGCGTTGTTACGAATCGGTGTTGTCCTTAGTGCGATTATTATTGTTTTCGGCCTTGTTATGCTATTTATCACCGGCGAAAGTGGCTATCCTGGGGAAACTTATCCGACTTCGCTTACGGCGATTTTCAGCGGGCTAGGGACGCTTAAACCATACGCAATTATGATGTTTGGCCTCTTTTGCTTAATTTTGACGCCCGTCCTTCGTGTCGTTGTATCGTTATTTACTTTTTTGAAAGAAAAAGATTATTTGTATGTTGGGATAACAGGGATTGTATTGATTATTTTAGTTATTAGTTTTTTAATTGGGATAAAAGCATAA
- a CDS encoding sulfite exporter TauE/SafE family protein codes for MDITQTVEILLISVFAGVVGSLLGLGGGIIVTPALTLIFGIDIQYAIGASIISVIATSSGSAIAYIKDGITNLRVGMFLEIATTIGAITGAFVSGLLSATALYIIFGLLLLYSAFNMIKKVGTEFPTNVKPDPLATKLNLHDSYYDKSLRQNVDYQVANVPAGFGVMYGAGIASGLLGIGSGAFKVMALDVFMKMPLKVSSATSNLMMGVTAAASATVYLFQGDIQPAIAAPVAIGVLVGATLGTRIMQRLKSKVIRIIFIPVILYVAFQMILEGLGWI; via the coding sequence TTGGATATTACGCAAACAGTCGAAATTCTTTTAATCTCTGTTTTTGCAGGGGTTGTAGGCTCTTTGCTCGGTCTTGGTGGTGGAATTATCGTGACACCTGCCTTGACACTTATTTTCGGGATTGATATTCAGTATGCGATTGGAGCGAGTATTATTTCCGTTATCGCAACAAGTAGCGGCTCCGCAATTGCTTATATCAAAGACGGCATTACGAACCTACGCGTTGGTATGTTTCTCGAAATCGCCACAACAATCGGCGCAATCACCGGAGCTTTCGTCAGTGGACTGCTCTCGGCCACGGCACTCTACATCATCTTCGGACTTTTACTTCTTTATTCTGCGTTCAACATGATTAAAAAGGTCGGTACAGAATTTCCTACCAATGTGAAACCAGACCCGCTCGCTACAAAATTAAACTTACATGATTCTTATTACGATAAATCTTTACGGCAAAACGTGGACTATCAAGTTGCAAACGTCCCAGCTGGTTTTGGTGTGATGTATGGCGCCGGAATCGCAAGTGGCTTACTTGGAATCGGTAGTGGCGCTTTTAAAGTCATGGCGCTCGATGTCTTTATGAAAATGCCGCTTAAAGTAAGTAGCGCGACGAGTAATTTAATGATGGGCGTAACCGCGGCGGCCAGTGCAACCGTTTATCTTTTCCAAGGTGACATCCAGCCCGCTATTGCAGCGCCTGTTGCGATTGGCGTACTTGTCGGCGCAACACTTGGAACACGCATTATGCAACGTTTAAAAAGCAAAGTTATTCGGATTATTTTTATTCCCGTCATTTTATATGTTGCCTTCCAAATGATTTTAGAAGGATTGGGGTGGATTTAA